The nucleotide sequence TaccacaaattaattttttttataaatcagtGTCTTTTCctcgctgttgttgttgttgtctatTTTTTCATCGGCCCTAATCTGGACAGATAGTGCTTGGTCTATTTGCTCTGTGGAAAATGGTCAATTgctttttacattttattatttctttttcttgtcataCATTCAATTAAGAAGTTTCAggtgaaaagcaaaaaaacaaaacaaaaaaaatgaccaaagaTGGCGAGAGCGGAGaccaagggctaacgctcgaaacttcagcttcgcggtggccaatttaccctgttatactcttccaccgacgcagcaccacagtttctatagaaactcATATTTTACACTGAAAGGTTATCTACGCAAAACTGAAAGGTTCTCTTGCCATAACGATTGACACACCTATACCTGTACTATATAACACTTATATCATATCAAAACATTCATTACATAGCACTGTGTTTTCGCCTTAAATTGGAACATCTAATGGAGACGGGAACTGTTTAACAAAACCTTCAACCTCACGAAGGTAGGTTTTACTAATTAAAAGCGTCCACAGTAAGGCACAGGTGAAGATATCTGAAGCATGAATGCCTTCCTTCCATACCTCAGTTATTGCACTCAGGGCACCTTTTCCTCTCCCAACACCAAAACCTGCAAAAATTACGATAAAAATTTCACCTTTTACTAACACTTGTACTGGGCGTTGGGTGATCAAAGCGCTACATGTATTGTAAAGTTTTGGTATTTGCTAGTTTAACAGCCTGATACAATTCTTTAAACAGTCTGGCCATTAGAGTGTATTCATATGGAGACTACGCCGCAACTGTCTATAagtacattattattattatctcaCACTCTCCCTCCGTTCTGATGCTTTAAGGCCAAAATCGACAACCAATTTTTTAACTCTCATCTCcaaaagaaatttcctttttttcatcacCTGCTAGTTGCAAGAGTAGAATTTGATTGATGGAGAAAGTAACCTCACCATTTAAACCGAGGTTCTTTAGTATGCAAATAGCTGGACGTGCACAATGCACAAGTTAGCATATTGATGTCAATTTCTCTCTCAATCCACATGTACCTCCCACAATGCAACTTgactgaagaaaaattttttttttttttttcgtatggAGGATGGTTTAACGCTTTACACCACAAGATTAGTATGCAAATTCCCCATAATGTTCTGCATGcattttcctaaggtgctgacaaggagaatttgtttaacattcaaGAGATTCTtcaattggtgattatttcctttacttgTGCGACCTACAAGAGTGACtaaggggtgacattgtaaggagtAAATTAGATCCTTGTCACTCTCTGGGTAGATATCAAGGAGATAAACCAGGaatggtaagaacaaaagaagaagaagaaaaaaaccagccggcttttttttaaaattgacccACAAAAATTGGGTGTGGTTTCAAAGTGCATACTGTATTTCTTGTCTAAAATACGCCATGTACCTGCCAGCCCATTTTTGTTCCCAGCGACTACCAAGGCACGCAGACTTTTCTTCCTTCCATTAGAAGTTGTGTTGCTCACTCTCCGCAactaaaatattaatttcaaGTAAATGTATGTTTCTGATAGATAATTCTTTTCAGTCTTTTCAATTTCTAAGCTTTAACATTGCCTACATAGTTTGTACTTGCTGAGGTCACTGCTTTTCTTCAGTTACAGAGCCCTAGgtttgattaaaaataacaagcAAAAAGATTCCTTGGAACTAAAGAAATCCTTGCTTATGTTTAACTGCTCATCTCCTTCCAATAACAAGCCATTCTTGTGAGAAAACATTGCCCGTGTTACCGTTGTTGCCTCCTTAGCTGAAGCATGAAAAGGAGTCTGTTTAAAGCCATCCTGTAATTCTTCCAGACCAACTAACATGATACATGTGACCTGTCCAGCTCTGTCAGTTTTCATAATGATTTTCTATGGAATTGTGCACTTACTAGGCAGGACAGGTTATAATTGCTACAATTTACattaatcatttcatttatatGTGCCCTTAATTCTGTCTCTAATCAAGATCCACCACATAAAATTAGGCTTGATAATGATTTATTTTCCCTTATCTCTCTCGTGTTTCAGGAAAGAAGCttgaagtttttttattttttttccttcagaggTTGGAATTTATAATTTAGGTGACATATCATTTACAGTATGtctgaaaacaaataaacagtaCCTCAATGCATACAGTTGAGAAGTCTGACAATTCCCctggaaacaaatttgaaatgaacaaaagagTGGTTAATCGATACCTTGTCTGCTGAATTACACACACCAAAAAAATAGTATGCTGTTGTTGTGAAGTGCCAGGAACGACAAAATTACATCACTTCATTACAACAAGGTTGATtgcaaattaaccctttcaaccctaacatcaacatgtacattctccatactatttCCCATGTACATTTTATTATGTGGTGATGACGAGAACTTGTTTTACAACCAAGAACTTCTATCTTCTGATCATTCCCCTTATTCTCCTGTCCTTAATGGGTGATTCCAAggtgatattttagggagaaatcACAGCtgtagatgctagtcactcttacagatcaaagggttaaattctAAAAGCTCTAAACTGTGGAGAGCAATATTTGAAGTACTATTATTTCTAGAAATGTCATTCACAAACTCACTTCCATCAGCAGTAAAGGGGTTTCCACATTTTCTCCCTGGCCAGCCCTTTCCAGCCCAACCTCTGTCACCAGTCTTCTTTGGTTTCTCTGTAATTCCTTCTTCATCTCTGTCCAGTTCCACCTCATCATTTATAGGAACATTATACCCTTTCCACTTGAGGCCAGCCTTGTCTAATCATTGGAGATATGATTAATTTACTTTTGTCATTCCTGTAATACTTTTTTAGGAGATGTACAATTGTAGTGATCTACAGATAATGGTTAGAACTTTGTTCTGTGCAGGACAATCCAAATATAAGCTTTCCAAAATCCACTTACTTCAGGTCATCTATTTTAAATGAGACCTTTATAGTAACCCCTAGAGTCAttgaaatatataattatagaTAGATTTTATTGTTCTTCTAACAATGGAAGAAATTTGATGACAAAATTCTGCTTAGTAGGGGAGGTAGAGGGAAAAGGGTCTCTCACTTAAGACAATTGCAAGTAGGGAAAGTGAAGAACCTGACCTTAGAAAAACACCTGCACTATGACAAATCTTGACATTTTGATCTGAAATAAATCTTTTAGCctcttttttttatgcaattttgAACACTAAAGAATTTGacttttattaattattttaaaacaaacagattccagCATATCAGGGAGATGTGAACAAGATTGTTGCTAAGAAATTAGGCTGCTGGCTGTAATTTCAAGCAAGGGGGGTCAAATAGTGCCTCAAAATGAGAGCTCTTGGTGCAACTCACAGTAGTTAATGCAGTGCTTTAAATGCCAAGCTACTGAGCTTCCTGTTTACAAAATTGTGAATGCTAGAAGCAGGAAGAAGTCACAAGAAACAAGAGCTCCAAATAAACTGTCTTTTCTATTACTTTACAGTCAGTAGTGTCATTAACACTGAACTTGGTCATATAgttttatatatttaaatattttcaattgcatGACAGTGTTTCATATCAAACTTCAGAAATGTCAGTTGTGCTTTATTGAGCAATAATGACATCCACAAATTCGGCCTGATATTTCACACTCAGCAAATCTTGGTGGCAGATGGCACTTAGCAACAACCCTGCATGATGAATCCTGGAGTAGAAGCAAAGCTCCCCTGCCTCCTGTTCCTTACCCATACTTCAACAGTGTCCCCGTCTCAAATCAAGATACATTTATCACCAAAAGGAATATCTTAGATGTTGTTAAGCTTACCATACTTGAGTAGTTTTGGATCGATTCCTTTGACAATATTTGTCTTCTTCCGTCTCCCTGTTCCTCTACCACTAGTTACAGCCTCCCACAACAAATCATACtctaaaatgattttgaaatagtCATCAGTGTTAGATTACAACAGTACAGTAAAGTGCTTTGtcatttcaataaatcaattgaCTAAAGACCTTGTAAAAGTACAAAACACatgttacattattttttctcacaatgaTGGAGATGTTGTTTTAAGTTACATCACATCCTTTTCAGACTGGAGAAATAATCATGCAATGTAAAGTTATAAGCTTAATGCAATACCATGCCCTGGCAagagaaatatatattttttttattgcatgtGCAGCAAGACGCATAAATAATACTCTTTGAGACTGAGAAGGGAAGATGGCTGGGGACTTCATCAAAATCTGCACATTTTCAGATTTCTGGCAATTGTCATCCCTGGCTAGATTACATGTACATTCTTCAATGTTAGAACGCTGTACCTGAATTTCCGCTTGAATAAGTACGCTTTTGGCCTTGTATCATCAGAGCTGAAATAAATCCTTTCACCATCAGCGAATCTGTAAGAATGCCTCATTCTTAGTACCTTCATCAAAAATTATACTTTTTGTCTTGGAGAAATTTCCACCCTGGTTACTGAAATGATCAAGGTGCACTCTTTGAGGTTCAGTCGAGATATGTGATCTGAACACGTTTCCAATGTGGATGCTAAGATGTAAGATCAATACAATCAAAACCTCCCTGAAAAGGAATCTTTTATCACAGATGATAATAAAGATAAATGAGCACAGCTTGTGAGATAAAAAGTCTGGTGGATTCATGGATTTTGAGACAAATCCCTCCTTTGCTCAAAAAATGTTAATCGCAAAATCTATAGGGAGAGCTGACCAATTCAACAACTTTGTGTAAAGTGACTGAAATTCGAAGGGGTTagaaaaaccttgaaaatgTGTGCGATCATTTGACACTCGATGacgaaataaaatgtttttaattcatgatgctgaaaaaaatatcttacctTTGTTAGAACCTGAAAAACTCGGTAAATTTCCACTCTTCCTTAAAACTAAAGGTTTTCCTAAGTTCAGGCAGGACACACATCTCCTGAATACAGCCGCCATTTTGACTACCAGAGGCGGCCACTAAGCGTAACTTCCATCAAAAATGCCGGGCTACCCAGCCGCTCAATATGGCGGCTCAGTTTGTAAAATTTGGTGTCCCTATGATCGTAAGTGGATCACGCTCTGCTTATGAGCAGGGCCTGCATAAAGATATGTCCTAGAGAATCTTAACTCTTTTTAATATTAATATGATTGTTTATTTGTCATTGAGTTATCCATTTTATATAATCTTTTGAGTTATTAAGAGTTGGAAAATTACGACGTCACTACGAacagcttatcataattatttcttgtataaattttttttagggtCTGATCGTCGGTGGATCGTTTGCATTGAAGGAATTCACTGAGATCAAAATTAAGCGCCGGGATGAAAAGACTTACAGGGTAAGCTGATAGATTTAAGGACTCATTTTCTCGTCAAACTTGAAATCATACATCTGCAAACCTGCTTGTCGCCTGGTCTCTTTTTACCAATCTTAATGTTTTTCCTCAATATCTCTTTCCCGTTGATGGCTGAAAGAGACATTTATGTAATCATACCTCTCTTCCAATTTACATTCAGGGAATCATTCATGGCTAAAGTTTATTAAAATCCCAGAACATTTGGATATTGCCATGATGTATCAAAGccaagtaataataataataataataataataataatcatagtaataatttatcatatattcttagccgtttattcatcacttcacgggtttatttggaacccacatattgaccagctcccagttggcttgttggtagagcgctgcaccggtatcacagaggtcatgagttcaaatcccgtacaggcctgaattttttttaggcctttttttcactactgctgAAGTAGTGTatattactgcgaggatcactttcatattcacatctttatccacagttcaaatatacaactttcatatattcttagccagtaataataatgataataataataataatagtagtgaTAACAATAAGGAGAGTGAAATATACCTGAATGTTAGTAATACCAAGATAAATAAAGGTAGAGTAAGCATTCAAGTCCGATGGCCCAACTGGCCAGAGTTTATTCCAGTGTACTTTAACATTAAGTTATAGACTAGAAGTATCAAATAATTTCATGTGaataaaagaacattttttttctgtgtagtTGAATAGGGAAGAAGCTCTTAAAGCTTTACCCAACAAGGGAAGAGAAGTCTTAATCGAAGAGGCATACAAGGTAAATTAATACTATTATTTTATTGATCATTGAATTTGCACTTGTCATGAAGAGATATTCTTGTGCAAAATAGTAACTGACTGAAAATGCATTGTCTTGATATCACCACTGAAAATTTTAGCCTTAAAAACAGAAAGAAGGACTACAGTGAAGTCAATATTGGGAATGTTTCAGGAATGCCAAGAAGGAGAAGACGAAGACATAATGACTTGtgttaatttacttttttttctgctttattAATTTACACATTCTCTTCGCAACAGGATATCGCCGAAAATTTAGATATTGACCACTGGGAAAACAAACGAGGACCACGTCCATGGGAAGAATAGCCAAGgtcatgaaatttgaaaaaaataatgttcaAGCTTGCAGAAAAGTGGCTTTGTAGCCTTTTTGGTTTGCAACCAATTGATCTCTGCAGAAAGAGTGGACCAACCATTATGTACTACCAAGTTCTGTCTTTGCTCTGGATAGGGACTAACAACAGTAACTCTTTTCACTCCTGTGTACTGATCAATAAGTAACttttccttacagtatcaatacattGTCAAGCATAGAGGtgaggagaagaaagaaatgtgTAAACTAGGGGATTTTGTCGAAGTGAACTTTTCAGAGCTAAAATAATAAGCAGACAATGTTATGAGGGAAAGTAGGAAGAAGACTTTTAAGAGGCATAGGgttaaaaacattaaatgagATTTCTATGATGACCACTCATCTTGAGTGTGTAAAACTGGGCATAATAcgaattaaacttttttttaaagccgGGCACCAGGCTAATGGCAAAAAGAGATACTGTACAAAGATTTCACAAATTGAGAGGCATGTTTCTACACAGTGCTCCTATCCTTCTGctgtttctgtatttcttcAAGATAACTGTCCTTCCTGCCTCAGCCACACAAAAGCTACAAAAGAGAGTAAACAATGAATCCATTGTGTTATTAAAGGCCAATTTCTTTATGTCTCATTGTTTATGCAATGTATTACAACAAGCCATAGCAAAAGAAATGTTGGGTATATACATCAGACAAGTTTCCATTGTTCCTTGCAGCCTTAAATGTACTGATCCAGTTTACTCATCATACTAAATGGCATTTTGCAACAACAAATAGATTTACTTGGCAGGCTCCCATCAGTCTCTTTTTAGATAAAgctatttttaattaaatttctaCTCATTACTAGTTTCAAATTCATGCGACATTAAATGTCACCTAagccaaaaattatttaatagTGCAGCATCTTGTCAATGTCCCTTGCACAAGGAAGGGATCAGAGATGCACTATGGTAAATATTTGCTAGTTTGTGGATGGAAACATTTCTGGCAAAAAAAGACAATTGTTGCCAAAAAAATGATATCTCTGCACTGGGcctgatatatttatttctttgaagaatttggtgAATAATTCTAC is from Pocillopora verrucosa isolate sample1 chromosome 7, ASM3666991v2, whole genome shotgun sequence and encodes:
- the LOC131792400 gene encoding small ribosomal subunit protein uS5m-like, which codes for MAAVFRRCVSCLNLGKPLVLRKSGNLPSFSGSNKDSLMVKGFISALMIQGQKRTYSSGNSEYDLLWEAVTSGRGTGRRKKTNIVKGIDPKLLKYDKAGLKWKGYNVPINDEVELDRDEEGITEKPKKTGDRGWAGKGWPGRKCGNPFTADGRELSDFSTVCIELRRVSNTTSNGRKKSLRALVVAGNKNGLAGFGVGRGKGALSAITEAKNRAVNYLYHFERCDNHTIFHDMETKYHCTKINFFRKPRGFGLRCHRAIKEIAILIGIEDMRCKVYGETNPISLVRAVFQGLLSQETHQQLADRTGFNVVEFRAECGNRPMIVASPSDEARNKALKKRSEKAEYNFNEVFDPYRGLHRPKKVVDLF
- the LOC131792399 gene encoding cytochrome c oxidase assembly protein COX16 homolog, mitochondrial-like, with translation MAAQFVKFGVPMIGLIVGGSFALKEFTEIKIKRRDEKTYRLNREEALKALPNKGREVLIEEAYKDIAENLDIDHWENKRGPRPWEE